A region of Sugiyamaella lignohabitans strain CBS 10342 chromosome A, complete sequence DNA encodes the following proteins:
- the PKH3 gene encoding protein kinase PKH3: MSEYKTTTGSNGPNTGREDQLEAETSVPINMRPSIDVQTVPSSTSSTTGSTGSSSVYVKSTSPLRLETPRTPPFRSKSSPPFSPGSPNSNSSPGPESPVTPNSSSHFRNHDPIPLILSSPLYNDHDDLIPLPFSKSTLSRTSSQRSSHNVHIQPKVSMADVPVDSGLFNLSLPYEPTAPLITYPRVLDISAFGSTYPAQVNNPGGSAEINLLGTGNFCKTVLSQPDPVTGQVFAVKIPKNNAQGALIRHEAAILSLVYEDTSTSIPGIISFYGIVETTLDDVSLTGIAMKVYQQTCQTFLSTFDPFSPSNNINTSSEASSFISFTDPFIGFALWKKWASQLIDGLLFLQSKQIVHCDIKPDNILLDENLNAHIGDFSSAQTDSELNSSTTTATSSIQTSDYNSNSSPTTHKSLSFGAFAMQFSAPELLQPPNSPDLSMPNFSTDAYSLGLTLLNFATGSEPFSSAVKHVTQKLMWARKGAALQACSPEDNLRLTTIRPTLTSFLVTRAPLAEIKASLCSL; this comes from the coding sequence ATGTCAGAATACAAGACCACGACTGGCTCAAATGGCCCAAATACTGGTCGGGAAGACCAACTAGAAGCAGAGACTAGTGTACCTATCAACATGAGACCGTCTATTGATGTACAAACGGTACCTAGTTCTACTAGTAGCACTACTGGTAGCACTGGTAGTAGTTCGGTCTACGTTAAAAGCACATCGCCTCTTCGATTAGAAACACCAAGAACACCGCCTTTTCGCAGTAAATCGTCTCCACCATTTTCACCCGGGTCACCAAACTCCAACTCTTCGCCAGGTCCAGAGTCTCCAGTGACCCCAAACTCAAGTTCACATTTCCGAAACCACGACCCAATTCCATTAATACTGTCCAGCCCCTTATATAACGACCATGACGACTTAATACCCCTCCcgttttcaaaatcaactctGTCTCGAACATCGTCACAACGCTCTTCGCATAATGTACATATCCAGCCCAAAGTGTCTATGGCCGATGTACCAGTAGATTCGGGTTTGTTCAACCTCTCATTGCCATACGAACCTACTGCTCCATTAATCACATACCCTCGAGTACTGGATATCAGTGCGTTTGGAAGCACATATCCAGCACAGGTCAACAATCCTGGTGGGTCTGCTGAAATCAACCTGCTTGGAACCGGAAACTTCTGTAAAACGGTCTTATCTCAACCTGACCCAGTAACTGGCCAAGTTTTTGCTGTGAAAATTCCCAAAAACAATGCTCAAGGCGCTCTAATACGGCACGAGGCAGCCATTCTCTCACTTGTCTATGAAGACACATCCACGTCAATTCCAGGAATCATATCCTTCTACGGAATAGTCGAGACCACACTGGACGATGTGTCTCTCACCGGCATAGCTATGAAAGTATACCAACAAACCTGTCAAACGTTTCTGTCGACCTTCGATCCATTTTCGCCCtctaataatattaatacttCTAGCGAAGCATCGTCATTCATTTCGTTTACCGATCCGTTTATCGGATTCGCATTATGGAAGAAATGGGCATCACAACTCATCGACGggcttctgtttcttcaatCCAAACAGATTGTCCATTGCGACATCAAACCAGACAACATCCTTCTCGACGAGAACCTGAATGCACATATCGGAGACTTTTCATCAGCCCAAACCGACAGCGAACTCAactcctccaccaccactgctaCCTCGTCAATCCAGACCAGCGACTACAACTCCAACTCCAGTCCAACCACTCATAAAAGCCTTTCATTTGGCGCCTTTGCCATGCAATTCTCAGCGCCCGAACTGCTTCAACCGCCGAACTCACCCGACCTCAGCATGCCCAACTTCTCAACCGATGCCTACTCCCTCGGCCTCACACTCCTCAACTTCGCTACGGGCAGCGAACCATTCAGCAGCGCCGTCAAACACGTCACCCAAAAACTAATGTGGGCTCGCAAAGGCGCTGCCCTCCAAGCCTGTTCCCCCGAAGACAACCTCCGACTCACCACCATCCGACCGACCCTGACCTCCTTCCTCGTTACCCGTGCACCGCTCGCCGAAATCAAGGCCTCGCTCTGCTCTCtgtaa
- the CTS1 gene encoding Cts1p (Endochitinase; required for cell separation after mitosis; transcriptional activation during the G1 phase of the cell cycle is mediated by transcription factor Ace2p; GO_component: GO:0005618 - cell wall [Evidence IEA,IEA]; GO_component: GO:0005935 - cellular bud neck [Evidence IDA] [PMID 11747810]; GO_component: GO:0005783 - endoplasmic reticulum [Evidence IDA] [PMID 11914276]; GO_component: GO:0005576 - extracellular region [Evidence IEA,IEA]; GO_component: GO:0005576 - extracellular region [Evidence IDA] [PMID 19129178]; GO_component: GO:0005576 - extracellular region [Evidence IDA] [PMID 1918080]; GO_component: GO:0009277 - fungal-type cell wall [Evidence IDA] [PMID 11747810]; GO_component: GO:0009277 - fungal-type cell wall [Evidence IDA] [PMID 1918080]; GO_component: GO:0005635 - nuclear envelope [Evidence IDA] [PMID 11914276]; GO_function: GO:0008061 - chitin binding [Evidence IEA]; GO_function: GO:0004568 - chitinase activity [Evidence IEA,IEA]; GO_function: GO:0008843 - endochitinase activity [Evidence IDA] [PMID 6799506]; GO_function: GO:0016787 - hydrolase activity [Evidence IEA]; GO_function: GO:0016798 - hydrolase activity, acting on glycosyl bonds [Evidence IEA]; GO_function: GO:0004553 - hydrolase activity, hydrolyzing O-glycosyl compounds [Evidence IEA]; GO_process: GO:0005975 - carbohydrate metabolic process [Evidence IEA,IEA]; GO_process: GO:0006032 - chitin catabolic process [Evidence IEA,IEA]; GO_process: GO:0006032 - chitin catabolic process [Evidence IC] [PMID 3033651]; GO_process: GO:0007109 - cytokinesis, completion of separation [Evidence IMP] [PMID 1918080]; GO_process: GO:0008152 - metabolic process [Evidence IEA]; GO_process: GO:0000272 - polysaccharide catabolic process [Evidence IEA]) yields MLSVLILSTLLAAVATAFDAAGNDNVVVYWGQNSAGGQNTQESLAYYCQYEATDVVVLSFLTTFFGTDGLPEVNFAGACTGPSFPGTGLFQCDQIATDIKTCQGLGKKVLLSLGGASGSYGFTSDSQGEEFADTLWNVFGGGSSDTRPFGDSVVDGFDLDIENNNPVGYGAFVTQMRSHYSSDTSKQYYISGAPQCPIPDAGLNTALTTSDFDFVFVQFYNNFCGMQNWQGSTPGANFNYDSWDTFVKTQSFNKNAKIYLGVPASASAAGSGYQPIDVVSSAAKYLQSTYSTFGGIMMWDASQAWANVGSDGNNFAQGAKAALQGGASAPPPPAVSPASSPISSATTSTSTIVWWTPPAVSSSTPIAVSSSIAVSSSVPLSSSSSLELPSSTPVEAPSSSSTSSSSTVWWTPSAVSSSSVPASTPSSSPVEASSSFLSSVVSSLSSVPLSSAVTSSPASSAPVSSVPSSVLSSNNAEISSTPISSALPVSSSSIALGSEQESSSTPSSAPASVIASTSSPAVSSIQSASPTASPSSVAALTTSPANLVLAATPSSTTTSSTAIVTPQPPTYFSAIGPDGSLDSVPHDVTYYLTTNGEVMEIVTHYNPNQYSTLVQTWTTGTAIVTVAA; encoded by the coding sequence atgctGTCGGTGCTAATATTATCTACCCTGCTAGCGGCAGTGGCTACAGCctttgatgctgctggaaatGATAATGTGGTTGTTTATTGGGGCCAAAATTCCGCTGGTGGCCAGAATACCCAAGAAAGTCTTGCTTACTACTGTCAATATGAAGCTACTGATGTCGTCGTTTTGTCATTCCTTACCACCTTTTTTGGTACTGATGGTCTTCCTGAGGTGAACTTTGCTGGTGCTTGCACTGGTCCTTCTTTCCCTGGTACTGGCTTGTTTCAATGCGACCAAATTGCAACTGATATTAAAACTTGTCAAGGACTCGGCAAGAAAGTGTTGCTATCCTTGGgcggtgcttctggttcataTGGATTTACTTCCGATTCTCAGGGTGAAGAATTTGCTGATACTCTGTGGAATGTGTTTGGAGGAGGATCTTCCGACACCAGACCTTTTGGTGactctgttgttgatggtTTCGATTTGGATATTGAGAACAATAATCCTGTAGGATATGGTGCATTCGTCACTCAAATGAGATCTCACTACAGTTCTGACACTTCTAAGCAATACTACATCAGTGGTGCTCCTCAATGCCCAATTCCTGATGCTGGACTCAACACTGCTCTTACCACCTCTGActttgactttgttttCGTTCAATTCTACAACAATTTCTGCGGAATGCAAAATTGGCAAGGGTCTACTCCCGGTGCTAATTTCAACTACGACAGCTGGGACACCTTTGTCAAGACTCAATccttcaacaaaaatgcCAAGATCTACTTGGGAGTTCCTGCCtctgcatctgctgctggctccGGATACCAACCTATTGACGTCGTTTCCAGTGCTGCTAAATACCTTCAATCTACCTACAGCACATTCGGTGGTATCATGATGTGGGATGCTTCACAAGCATGGGCTAATGTTGGTAGTGATGGAAATAATTTCGCTCAAGGAGCCAAGGCCGCTCTTCAAGGAGGTGCTAGTGCACCTCCTCCCCCTGCTGTTTCCCCAGCTTCTTCACCCATCTCATCTGCCACCACTTCAACCAGCACAATTGTCTGGTGGACTCCTCCAGCTGTCAGTTCATCAACTCCAATTGCAGTCTCCTCATCAATTGCTGTCTCCTCTTCAGTTCCATTGTCCTCGTCCTCCTCGCTAGAACTCCCTTCGTCAACTCCTGTCGAGGCACCTTCCTCGTCATCtacttcctcttcctcaacTGTCTGGTGGACCCCTTCAGccgtcagcagcagctctgtGCCAGCATCCACTCCCTCGTCCAGTCCCGTCGAGGCCAGCTCGTCCTTTCTATCGTCTGTGGTCAGCTCTCTGTCAAGCGTGCCACtctcttctgctgtcaCTTCATCTCCTGCTTCCTCCGCTCCTGTTTCTTCTGTGCCTTCGTCGGTTCTAAGCAGCAACAATGCCGAAATCAGCTCTACCCCCATCTCCTCTGCTCTTCCCGTATCCTCCTCTTCTATCGCTCTCGGCTCTGAACAGGAATCGTCGAGTACTCCATCTTCAGCACCAGCTTCTGTCATCGCCAGCACATCCAGCCCGGCTGTTTCCTCAATTCAATCTGCCAGTCCGACTGCCAGTCCCTCATCTGTCGCTGCATTGACCACCTCACCTGCCAACCTCGTGCTGGCTGCTACACCCAGCTCCACCACTACATCGAGCACCGCAATCGTGACACCACAGCCACCGACCTACTTCTCGGCCATTGGCCCTGACGGCTCCCTGGACTCGGTGCCCCACGATGTCACCTACTACCTCACCACCAACGGCGAGGTCATGGAGATCGTTACCCACTACAACCCCAACCAATACAGCACCCTGGTGCAAACCTGGACCACGGGCACCGCCATCGTCACCGTGGCTGCCTAA
- the FHL1 gene encoding Fhl1p (Regulator of ribosomal protein (RP) transcription; has forkhead associated domain that binds phosphorylated proteins; recruits coactivator Ifh1p or corepressor Crf1p to RP gene promoters; also has forkhead DNA-binding domain though in vitro DNA binding assays give inconsistent results; computational analyses suggest it binds DNA directly at highly active RP genes and indirectly through Rap1p motifs at others; suppresses RNA pol III and splicing factor prp4 mutants; GO_component: GO:0032545 - CURI complex [Evidence IDA] [PMID 17452446]; GO_component: GO:0000790 - nuclear chromatin [Evidence IDA] [PMID 15620355]; GO_component: GO:0000790 - nuclear chromatin [Evidence IDA] [PMID 15692568]; GO_component: GO:0005730 - nucleolus [Evidence IDA] [PMID 15466158]; GO_component: GO:0005634 - nucleus [Evidence IEA,IEA]; GO_component: GO:0005634 - nucleus [Evidence IDA] [PMID 15466158]; GO_component: GO:0005667 - transcription factor complex [Evidence IBA]; GO_function: GO:0003677 - DNA binding [Evidence IEA]; GO_function: GO:0003705 - RNA polymerase II distal enhancer sequence-specific DNA binding transcription factor activity [Evidence IBA]; GO_function: GO:0001225 - RNA polymerase II transcription coactivator binding [Evidence IPI] [PMID 15620355]; GO_function: GO:0001226 - RNA polymerase II transcription corepressor binding [Evidence IPI] [PMID 15620355]; GO_function: GO:0003690 - double-stranded DNA binding [Evidence IBA]; GO_function: GO:0043565 - sequence-specific DNA binding [Evidence IEA]; GO_function: GO:0043565 - sequence-specific DNA binding [Evidence IDA] [PMID 19111667]; GO_function: GO:0043565 - sequence-specific DNA binding [Evidence IDA] [PMID 19158363]; GO_function: GO:0003700 - sequence-specific DNA binding transcription factor activity [Evidence IEA]; GO_process: GO:0010688 - negative regulation of ribosomal protein gene transcription from RNA polymerase II promoter [Evidence IMP] [PMID 15620355]; GO_process: GO:0010688 - negative regulation of ribosomal protein gene transcription from RNA polymerase II promoter [Evidence IGI] [PMID 7785326]; GO_process: GO:0060963 - positive regulation of ribosomal protein gene transcription from RNA polymerase II promoter [Evidence IGI,IMP] [PMID 15616569]; GO_process: GO:0060963 - positive regulation of ribosomal protein gene transcription from RNA polymerase II promoter [Evidence IMP] [PMID 15620355]; GO_process: GO:0051090 - regulation of sequence-specific DNA binding transcription factor activity [Evidence IBA]; GO_process: GO:0006355 - regulation of transcription, DNA-templated [Evidence IEA,IEA]; GO_process: GO:0006351 - transcription, DNA-templated [Evidence IEA]) has translation MSTASPGSGSPLRDPSDAVRSMSHTPTGYENIKLEHDAFGMLPPPGAAPDAGSGHESNLTGNNILNQAGSGGSSSSGASNMDIFATPKNDRTLPSSLIASLLDPLTEVRKPTLERSLDGNSMSLNNGLGSTLILPGRASSMPPETPSSIRDREAAGSGAFSTLGSPSSFPLTFASSQAQVKTESGSNTNPNTTSSELSAANAITTGSTIHPTGDNSTNNHNNNELDIDESARVSAYARLDFESFTFYVQTLQVILGRRAENGTGMVDVHLGPAKAISRKHAKIFYNFGTQRFELSVMGRNGAFVGDVFVETGSTVPLSDG, from the coding sequence ATGAGCACAGCGTCACCAGGCTCGGGATCTCCTCTTCGAGATCCCTCGGACGCTGTGCGGAGTATGAGCCATACCCCTACGGGCTATGAGAATATCAAGCTGGAACATGACGCGTTTGGCATGCTTCCTCCTCCCggagcagcaccagatgcTGGATCTGGTCACGAGTCGAATCTTACAGGCAATAATATTCTGAACCAAGCGGGCAGTGGTGGCAGTTCTAGTAGTGGGGCGTCGAATATGGATATATTCGCGACACCTAAGAACGATAGAACACTGCCGTCGTCTCTAATAGCGAGTCTGCTCGATCCACTGACCGAGGTTCGAAAACCTACTTTAGAAAGATCTTTAGATGGAAACTCCATGAGTCTGAATAACGGACTGGGAAGTACGTTAATACTGCCAGGACGAGCATCATCCATGCCTCCAGAAACCCCCAGCAGCATCCGAGACCGCGAGGCCGCTGGGTCTGGAGCGTTCTCGACTCTGGGATCTCCATCCTCGTTTCCACTGACATTTGCCAGCAGCCAAGCACAAGTGAAAACCGAATCCGGTTCTAACACCAACCCGAATACGACCTCATCCGAACTATCAGCGGCAAACGCCATTACCACGGGGTCAACGATACATCCTACCGGAGACAATTcaaccaacaaccacaacaataACGAGCTAGACATCGATGAATCGGCCCGAGTATCGGCCTACGCACGACTCGACTTCGAATCGTTCACATTCTACGTGCAAACACTGCAAGTAATCCTTGGCCGGCGAGCAGAAAACGGCACCGGCATGGTCGATGTCCACCTGGGGCCTGCCAAAGCCATTTCCCGAAAACACGCCAAAATCTTCTACAACTTCGGCACCCAACGCTTCGAACTATCCGTCATGGGCCGCAACGGCGCCTTTGTCGGCGATGTCTTCGTTGAAACCGGGTCTACTGTTCCACTCAGTGACGGGTAA